The genomic DNA ACTCGTGGATCGTCACGCCGTCGCCCCCGCGAGCTCCGCCTGCGGGACGGCCGACTCGATGAGGCCGTCGACGATCCGGATGATCCTCTGCGCCCGCGCCGCCACCTCGACGTCGTGCGTGACCACGATGACGGTGTGCCCCTGCGACCGGAGCTCGTCGAAGATGCCGAGGATCTCCTGGCCCGTCCTGCGATCGAGATTTCCCGTCGGCTCGTCGGCGAGGACGATCGACGGCGCGTTGACGAGGGCGCGCGCGATGGCGACGCGCTGCCGCTGCCCGCCCGAGAGCTGGGAGGGGAGGTGCTTCGCCCGGTCGGCCAGGCCGACCCGCGCGAGCGCCCCGAGGGCGCGATCCCGCCTCTCTCCGCGACCGAGGCCGGCGTAGAGCATCGGCAGCTCGACGTTGCGGACGATTGAGGCGCGCGGGAGGAGGTTGAAGGTCTGGAAGACGAAGCCGACGCGCTGGTTCCTGATCTTCGCCAGCTCGCGCGACCCCATCTGCGACACCGGCGTGCCGGCGAGGTAGTACTCCCCCTGCGTCGGTACGTCGAGGCAGCCGAGGATGTGCATCAGGGTCGACTTCCCGGAGCCCGAGGGGCCCATGATCGCGATGTACTCGCCCGAGCCGATCTCGAAGTCGAGGCCCCGGAGCGCGTGGACCGAATTCTCGCCGGCGTCGTAGACCTTGTGGACGTCGGTGAAGCGGATCATCGATTCCATGGCTAGTTCTCGTCGATCTGCCGGGGGCGGGTCGGGTCTTCGAGCGCGATCTCGACGCCGGTCTTGAGCCCCTCGAGGATCTGGGCCTTCTCCAGGCTCACGAGGCCGACCTTCACCTCGCGCTCCTCGAAGAAGCGCTGCCA from Acidobacteriota bacterium includes the following:
- a CDS encoding ABC transporter ATP-binding protein — translated: MIRFTDVHKVYDAGENSVHALRGLDFEIGSGEYIAIMGPSGSGKSTLMHILGCLDVPTQGEYYLAGTPVSQMGSRELAKIRNQRVGFVFQTFNLLPRASIVRNVELPMLYAGLGRGERRDRALGALARVGLADRAKHLPSQLSGGQRQRVAIARALVNAPSIVLADEPTGNLDRRTGQEILGIFDELRSQGHTVIVVTHDVEVAARAQRIIRIVDGLIESAVPQAELAGATA